In the Pseudochaenichthys georgianus chromosome 1, fPseGeo1.2, whole genome shotgun sequence genome, one interval contains:
- the LOC117449548 gene encoding uncharacterized protein isoform X1 yields the protein MAQAANNGCEARAINSMVFTKPVPNRMVQTGEWILQRHGGAITRSLPVQSYGGMVGPLPDPCLFRVTEAYSAFSIEDRPLVTTMNMRPDKPLVESAFGIVQEGSVLSYQMPALTSRYTTLHTDTPPTPHLPIEGYVILPCDLPLVCSEEEQLHINSLSVDLEMSHKIEEATREQSSSSEWHLLRKPRVTASRFREICHVRGESSANSLAERILKGTRQTAEMRRGAEMEPTVAAEYSRLANVNYSPCGLVIHPSTPWLGASPDGVVFDPTEYPQFGLVEFKCPNVPNYVDCKYVQMECGSPKLKKSHAYYWQVQGQLLVSGMQWCDFVVWAQEDYLVQRIYTDPEVQRAIREKVDLFFFTHTCRSTCHYKSSGHCSH from the exons ATGGCACAAGCCGCGAACAATG GGTGTGAAGCCAGGGCCATCAACTCCATGGTCTTCACCAAGCCTGTACCAAATAGGATGGTGCAGACTGGA GAGTGGATTCTACAGAGGCATGGTGGGGCCATTACCAGATCCCTGCCTGTTCAGAGTTACGGAGGCATGGTGGGGCCATTACCAGATCCCTGCCTGTTCAGAGTTACGGAGGCATACTCAGCGTTCAGCATTGAAGACAGACCGCTTGTGACCACAATGAACATGAGACCTGACAAGCCCCTTGTGGAAAGTGCCTTCGGGATTGTGCAGGAGGGCAGTGTTCTGTCCTATCAGATGCCTGCTTTGACGTCTCGGTACACCACACTTCACACTGACACACCACCAACACCCCACTTGCCCATAGAGGGGTATGTGATCTTGCCATGTGATTTACCGCTGGTGTGCTCAGAAGAGGAGCAACTGCATATTAACAGCTTATCTGTTGATTTAGAAATGTCTCACAAAATTGAGGAGGCTACCCGTGAGCAAAGCTCTAGCTCAGAGTGGCATCTGCTCCGCAAACCCAGGGTTACTGCCTCTAGGTTTAGAGAGATTTGTCACGTCAGAGGTGAGAGCTCTGCTAACTCTCTTGCAGAGCGAATACTCAAAGGTACAAGGCAGACTGCAGAAATGAGGAGAggtgcagagatggagcccacaGTAGCAGCTGAATACAGTAGACTGGCAAACGTGAACTACTCCCCTTGTGGCCTTGTCATTCACCCCTCTACGCCCTGGCTTGGTGCCTCCCCTGATGGAGTTGTATTTGACCCAACAGAATATCCCCAATTTGGCCTTGTTGAATTCAAATGTCCCAATGTCCCAAATTATGTCGACTGCAAATATGTGCAGATGGAATGTGGCTCCCCTAAGCTCAAGAAAAGCCATGCCTATTACTGGCAAGTACAGGGTCAACTTCTTGTGTCTGGGATGCAGTGGTGTGACTTTGTAGTGTGGGCACAGGAGGACTACCTGGTGCAAAGAATATACACAGATCCAGAAGTGCAAAGAGCAATCAGAGAAAAAGTAGActtatttttttttacacatacaTGCCGAAGTACCTGTCATTACAAAAGTAGTGGGCACTGCAGCCATTGA
- the LOC117449548 gene encoding uncharacterized protein isoform X2, with protein sequence MVGPLPDPCLFRVTEAYSAFSIEDRPLVTTMNMRPDKPLVESAFGIVQEGSVLSYQMPALTSRYTTLHTDTPPTPHLPIEGYVILPCDLPLVCSEEEQLHINSLSVDLEMSHKIEEATREQSSSSEWHLLRKPRVTASRFREICHVRGESSANSLAERILKGTRQTAEMRRGAEMEPTVAAEYSRLANVNYSPCGLVIHPSTPWLGASPDGVVFDPTEYPQFGLVEFKCPNVPNYVDCKYVQMECGSPKLKKSHAYYWQVQGQLLVSGMQWCDFVVWAQEDYLVQRIYTDPEVQRAIREKVDLFFFTHTCRSTCHYKSSGHCSH encoded by the coding sequence ATGGTGGGGCCATTACCAGATCCCTGCCTGTTCAGAGTTACGGAGGCATACTCAGCGTTCAGCATTGAAGACAGACCGCTTGTGACCACAATGAACATGAGACCTGACAAGCCCCTTGTGGAAAGTGCCTTCGGGATTGTGCAGGAGGGCAGTGTTCTGTCCTATCAGATGCCTGCTTTGACGTCTCGGTACACCACACTTCACACTGACACACCACCAACACCCCACTTGCCCATAGAGGGGTATGTGATCTTGCCATGTGATTTACCGCTGGTGTGCTCAGAAGAGGAGCAACTGCATATTAACAGCTTATCTGTTGATTTAGAAATGTCTCACAAAATTGAGGAGGCTACCCGTGAGCAAAGCTCTAGCTCAGAGTGGCATCTGCTCCGCAAACCCAGGGTTACTGCCTCTAGGTTTAGAGAGATTTGTCACGTCAGAGGTGAGAGCTCTGCTAACTCTCTTGCAGAGCGAATACTCAAAGGTACAAGGCAGACTGCAGAAATGAGGAGAggtgcagagatggagcccacaGTAGCAGCTGAATACAGTAGACTGGCAAACGTGAACTACTCCCCTTGTGGCCTTGTCATTCACCCCTCTACGCCCTGGCTTGGTGCCTCCCCTGATGGAGTTGTATTTGACCCAACAGAATATCCCCAATTTGGCCTTGTTGAATTCAAATGTCCCAATGTCCCAAATTATGTCGACTGCAAATATGTGCAGATGGAATGTGGCTCCCCTAAGCTCAAGAAAAGCCATGCCTATTACTGGCAAGTACAGGGTCAACTTCTTGTGTCTGGGATGCAGTGGTGTGACTTTGTAGTGTGGGCACAGGAGGACTACCTGGTGCAAAGAATATACACAGATCCAGAAGTGCAAAGAGCAATCAGAGAAAAAGTAGActtatttttttttacacatacaTGCCGAAGTACCTGTCATTACAAAAGTAGTGGGCACTGCAGCCATTGA